One Neodiprion pinetum isolate iyNeoPine1 chromosome 1, iyNeoPine1.2, whole genome shotgun sequence genomic window carries:
- the LOC124213447 gene encoding phospholipid phosphatase 1 isoform X2 produces MKKTDELNGHTTEVRNSIARQKFLFYNIRRRHRYGAVFVFIGVVEFGIFPQQQIGFYCNDPGLSFKFTGDTISYSVLLGGSVILPLIVMWLAEWSCYKPDSYKSLRPGCVGTRGKQIWTWYGHYATACVTITCVLQLVKTLVGAPRPHFFDTCKPREMYNCTETYVQYYTCTNTETSTWVVSDASKSFPSGHSILSTYTSVYIIWYLQKRLPNRALTTLFKPWMQCLVLCWGIVCCMTRLSDHRHHWWDVLAGIIMGLAAGFYCVKVNCKEFVLKDDSSDWARGESVENGHHGYDNRRHQSVRKLLSNTSVENREMGDVVTPSWKE; encoded by the exons ATGAAAAAGACTGACGAACTTAACGGACACACAACGGAAGTCAGAAATAGTATCGCCCggcaaaaatttctattctaCAATATACGGAGACGGCATCGATACGGCGCGG TGTTCGTCTTCATCGGTGTCGTTGAATTTGGAATTTTCCCCCAACAGCAGATTGGTTTTTACTGCAATGATCCAGGGCTCTCTTTTAAATTCACTGGAGATACTATCTCTTACTCCGTTCTTCTGGGAGGCAGTGTTATTTTGCCATTGATAGTG aTGTGGTTAGCCGAATGGTCTTGCTATAAACCAGACAGCTATAAGAGCTTGAGGCCAGGATGCGTTGGAACCAGAGGAAAACAGATATGGACGTGGTATGGACATTACGCAACAGCATGTGTCACCATAACATGCGTACTTCAGTTAGTCAAAACTCTTGTCGGTGCACCAAGGCCCCACTTCTTTGATACGTGTAAACCACGCGAAATGTACAATTGCACAGAAAC GTATGTTCAATATTACACATGCACTAATACAGAAACCAGTACCTGGGTTGTATCTGATGCAAGCAAATCTTTTCCGTCCGGACACTCAATTCTGTCTACGTATACCTCGGTTTACATAATT tGGTACCTCCAAAAACGTCTTCCCAATCGAGCGTTAACCACTCTGTTCAAACCCTGGATGCAGTGCTTGGTTCTTTGCTGGGGCATCGTCTGCTGTATGACTAGATTAAGCGATCACAGACATCACTGGTGGGATGTCCTTGCTGGAATTATTATGGGACTTGCTGCTGGTTTTTATTGCGTCAAAGTGAATTGCAAGGAATTTGTTCTTAAAGACGATAGCTCTGATTGGGCTCGTGGTGAGTCTGTTGAAAATGGGCACCATGGTTATGACAATAGACGGCATCAGAGCGTTAGAAAACTATTAAGTAACACCAGCGTAGAAAATCGAGAAATGGGTGACGTCGTCACACCTAGCTGGAAAGAATGA